The genomic DNA GCATGGGCGTACTGGACGTAGTACACGGGGTTCTCGGGCGTCTGCTGGGTGACCAAGTCCAGGTCGAAGTTCATGGGGCTATCAGGCGAGCGGGTGAGCAGCATGAAGCGCACCGGATCCTTGCCCGGGATGGTCACGCCCGACTCCGGGTGGGTGATGGTCACCGCGTCCAGCAGGTCGTCCAGGGTGACGTAATTAGCCCGGCGGGTGCTCATGCGGACCTGCTTCCCGGCTCGCACCAGGTTGATGAACTGGTGGATGACCACCTGGATGCGATCGGCGTCATAGCCCAGCGCCCTCACCCCGGCGATCACGTCGGGGTACTCGTCCTTGTGATCGGCGCCGAAGATGTTGACGATGCGGTCGAAGCCACGTTCCAGCTTGTTGATGTGATAGGCGATATCGGGCAGGCGATAGGTGGGCTCTCCATTCGACTTGATCAGCACGCGATCCTTCTCAGCGCCGAACGCCGTCGCCTTGAACCAGACGGCCCCATCCTTGTCGTAGGCGTAGCCGCGCTCGCGCAGCGCCTCTACCGTCTTCATGATGGCGCTGGAGACGTACAGGTCGTGCTCGTTGAACCACACGTCGAAGTGGATACCCATGCGCTCCAGCGTGCGCCGGATGTCCTCGAAGAGCCATGCCTCGGCCCGCTCCTTGAAGGGGCGCCAGTCCTCGTCGGCCCAGGCATCGCCCTGTTCCTGCACGATGGTGCGGGCGATCTCCCAGATGTACTCGCCCTGATAGCCCTCCTCGGGGAACTCGGAGGGGTGACCGATCAGCTCCAGATAGCGGGCCCGCACGGACTGGCCCAGAATCCGCATCTGCCGTCCGGCGTTGTTGAAGTAGTACTCGCGGGTGACGTCGTAGCCCACGGCCTCCAGCAGGTTGGCGATGGTATCGCCCAGCACGGCCCCCCACGTGCGGCCGATGTGGAGCGGCCCGGTGGGATTGGCGGAGACGAACTCGACCTGCGCCTTTTGGCCGGTGCCCATGTCCAGGCTGCCCCATCGCTCCCCGGCGGCCCGGATGGTCTCCACCTGTTGGGCGAGCCACTGCGGTGCCAGGGTGATGTTGATGAAGCCCGGCCCGGCGACCTCCACCTTGCCGACGTAGTCGGCCTGGGGGAGGTGCTGTGCGATGGCCTCGGCGATGGCGCGCGGGGCCATGCGGGCTGCCCGGGCGGATTGCAACGCGATGTTCGTCGCGTAGTCACCGTGTTCTGCCTGCTTGGGGTGTTCGACGGCGAACGCTGGCGGCTCGAAGGCGGGGAGCGCCCCGGCCTCCTGAGCCCGGCGAATGCCCTCACGGATCAGCTCATGGACTTCGTCGCGAATCAAGGCTACCTTGTCCTCCCGAGTGTGTCGAGCACGTGCCAGGATTCGGGCTCGATCGCCCGATCAGAGGCAATTATGCCTCACCGGGTCATTGCTGGCAAACTCGTGCGGTTGATAGAGAGGAGGGAGTTGTTCGTCCAGGGAGTAATCATGAAGGGTGCGGCTTGACAGAGGTAGAGCGATCGTATCCAAGTAATTGGGAGAAGCAGGTTTGATGCGATCAGAAGCCCTTACAATGCGCTTCTTTCTTGCAGAAAAGAATCATATTGCCGGATCAGCCGCAGGACTTCTAAGCGCAATACCTCGGGATAGATGGCTTTGTAGATCTCGCAATAGGGCGATTTCACATCGTAACGGCCAGTGGTGTAATAGGCTACGAGGGGACATCCTCCTCCACACCAGTACCGCCATTCGCAGTCTTGACATCCTGCTTTGGCGTCTACATGGGGATTCTGAACCCCTTTTTTGTCTCGACGTATCGTCTTCAGAGGATCCTCTACCAAGGTATGGGTGATTGGGTGATGAAGCTCCATCGGGCACTTGGCGATCTCGCCGTGAGGTCCGATGACCAGATAGTCGAGGCCTACGCTGCATGTATGCCCATGAGGGGCCATGAAGGAGGAGCGATCGATGAACGATCCGAGAAGGCTTCGCGAGGGTAAGTTTCTCTC from Chloroflexota bacterium includes the following:
- a CDS encoding arginine--tRNA ligase, whose amino-acid sequence is MIRDEVHELIREGIRRAQEAGALPAFEPPAFAVEHPKQAEHGDYATNIALQSARAARMAPRAIAEAIAQHLPQADYVGKVEVAGPGFINITLAPQWLAQQVETIRAAGERWGSLDMGTGQKAQVEFVSANPTGPLHIGRTWGAVLGDTIANLLEAVGYDVTREYYFNNAGRQMRILGQSVRARYLELIGHPSEFPEEGYQGEYIWEIARTIVQEQGDAWADEDWRPFKERAEAWLFEDIRRTLERMGIHFDVWFNEHDLYVSSAIMKTVEALRERGYAYDKDGAVWFKATAFGAEKDRVLIKSNGEPTYRLPDIAYHINKLERGFDRIVNIFGADHKDEYPDVIAGVRALGYDADRIQVVIHQFINLVRAGKQVRMSTRRANYVTLDDLLDAVTITHPESGVTIPGKDPVRFMLLTRSPDSPMNFDLDLVTQQTPENPVYYVQYAHARICSILRKAEEEGWQPSGPDGWETGDVSLLTHPAELALIRKMLELPEVVESAVEKLTPHQLSFYAMDLASNFHAFYRDCRVLSSDPNDAALTKARLKLVDASRITLARVLGLMGMTAPERM